Proteins encoded within one genomic window of Calonectris borealis chromosome 1, bCalBor7.hap1.2, whole genome shotgun sequence:
- the LOC142087342 gene encoding protein Wnt-4-like codes for MEMVWLYVVLIPVQHVLAVTWLYLAKQPSLRAVLRDPAGCKGLMGLVEEQVHICQRQVEAMDAVKRGAELAVEECQHQFHSRRWNCSTLQGLQIFGKVAIQGTRESAFIHAISAAGVAFAVTRACSRGELEKCGCDRKIRGVSPEGFQWSGCSDNLSYGIAFSQAFVDNPERSRGVSSSRALMNLHNNEAGRKALLAHMKVECKCHGVSGSCEVRTCWKVMPPFRKVGNILKEKFEGATEVHPKRVGSRKLLVPKSSRFKPYTAHDLVYLLASPDFCDRDPRRGVFGTSGRQCNRTSPAMDGCELLCCGRGFHTAQAEVVERCSCKFRWCCSVKCKQCRHLVEVHSCR; via the exons ATGGAGATGGTGTGGCTGTACGTGGTGCTGATCCCCGTGCAGCACGTCCTCGCCGTGACCTGGCT gtACCTGGCCAAGCAGCCTTCACTGCGGGCGGTCCTCCGGGACCCTGCTGGCTGCAAAGGTCTGATGGGGCTGGTAGAAGAGCAGGTCCACATTTGCCAGCGGCAGGTGGAAGCCATGGATGCGGTGAAGCGAGGTGCGGAGCTGGCTGTCGAGGAGTGCCAGCACCAGTTTCACTCTCGCCGGTGGAACTGCTCCACCCTGCAGGGGCTGCAGATCTTCGGCAAGGTCGCCATCCAAG GCACGCGGGAGTCTGCTTTCATCCACGCCATCTCTGCCGCCGGCGTTGCCTTTGCTGTGACTCGTGCCTGCAGCCGTGGGGAGCTGGAGAAGTGTGGTTGCGACCGCAAGATCCGAGGAGTCAGCCCCGAAG GTTTCCAATGGTCAGGCTGCTCTGATAACCTGTCTTATGGGATTGCCTTTTCTCAAGCCTTTGTAGACAACCCTGAGAGGAGCCGCGGCGTCTCCTCCAGCCGAGCACTCATGAACCTGCACAACAACGAGGCTGGGAGGAAG GCTCTCCTGGCCCACATGAAGGTGGAGTGCAAGTGCCACGGTGTGTCGGGCTCCTGCGAGGTGCGCACGTGCTGGAAGGTCATGCCCCCCTTCCGCAAGGTGGGCAACATCCTTAAGGAAAAGTTCGAGGGGGCGACGGAGGTTCACCCCAAGCGGGTCGGTTCCCGCAAGCTCCTGGTGCCCAAGAGCTCTCGCTTCAAGCCCTACACGGCTCACGACCTGGTCTACCTGTTGGCCAGCCCAGACTTCTGCGACCGAGACCCCCGGCGTGGGGTCTTCGGCACCTCCGGCCGCCAGTGCAACCGGACATCCCCGGCCATGGATGGCTGCGAGCTCCTGTGCTGCGGCAGGGGCTTCCACACGGCCCAGGCGGAGGTGGTGGAGCGGTGCAGCTGCAAGTTTCGCTGGTGCTGCTCCGTCAAGTGCAAGCAGTGCCGGCACCTGGTGGAGGTGCACAGCTGCCGCTGA